From a single Oreochromis niloticus isolate F11D_XX linkage group LG3, O_niloticus_UMD_NMBU, whole genome shotgun sequence genomic region:
- the LOC102076683 gene encoding uncharacterized protein LOC102076683 isoform X2, whose amino-acid sequence MRKSSSPPVDLKPEMLSFNSIQLESMERARLLSHCWALLFLHSSLTAAADLVNITAETGQNVNLSCRANNNNLVTFLEWSKNGLRKGYLLLYRDERFDLENQHPSFKNRVELQDRQMKDGDVSLILKDVTLDDRGSYECRVETKMNRKKRANQDDDPVIIISLNVVPPGEGSREVTRRMETRRDKEVVTVFSLRPFPLFLSLVFLLF is encoded by the exons a TGAGGAAGAGTTCCTCCCCTCCTGTTGACCTGAAACCAGAAATGTTGAGCTTCAACTCTATTCAGCTTGAGAGCATGGAGCGAGCACGGCTGCTGTCGCACTGCTGGGCTTTGTTGTTTCTCCACTCCTCCCTGactgctgctgcag ACCTCGTAAACATCACAGCTGAAACTGGACAGAATGTCAATTTGTCATGCAgagccaacaacaacaacctcgtTACATTTCTGGAGTGGAGCAAAAATGGTCTTAGGAAAGGATATTTACTTTTGTACCGTGATGAGCGGTTTGATCTAGAGAACCAGCATCCATcgtttaagaaccgggtggagctacaggacagacagatgaaggatggagacgtgtctctgattctgaaggatgtgacgctTGATGACCGTGGAAGTTACGAGTGTCGTGTCGAGACAAAAATGAACCGCAAAAAGAGAGCGAATCAGGATGACGACCccgtcatcatcatcagcctgaatgttgttcctccaggtgag GGCAGCCGGGAGGTGACGAGGAGGATGGAGACAAGAAGGGACAAAGAAGTGGTAACAGTCTTCTCATTGCGGCCGTTCCCACTGTTCTTGTCTTTGGTGTTCTTGCTGTTCTGA
- the LOC102076683 gene encoding uncharacterized protein LOC102076683 isoform X1: MRKSSSPPVDLKPEMLSFNSIQLESMERARLLSHCWALLFLHSSLTAAADLVNITAETGQNVNLSCRANNNNLVTFLEWSKNGLRKGYLLLYRDERFDLENQHPSFKNRVELQDRQMKDGDVSLILKDVTLDDRGSYECRVETKMNRKKRANQDDDPVIIISLNVVPPGQPGGDEEDGDKKGQRSGNSLLIAAVPTVLVFGVLAVLIYRKHKRQIQGPDEYQPPAEVMTI, from the exons a TGAGGAAGAGTTCCTCCCCTCCTGTTGACCTGAAACCAGAAATGTTGAGCTTCAACTCTATTCAGCTTGAGAGCATGGAGCGAGCACGGCTGCTGTCGCACTGCTGGGCTTTGTTGTTTCTCCACTCCTCCCTGactgctgctgcag ACCTCGTAAACATCACAGCTGAAACTGGACAGAATGTCAATTTGTCATGCAgagccaacaacaacaacctcgtTACATTTCTGGAGTGGAGCAAAAATGGTCTTAGGAAAGGATATTTACTTTTGTACCGTGATGAGCGGTTTGATCTAGAGAACCAGCATCCATcgtttaagaaccgggtggagctacaggacagacagatgaaggatggagacgtgtctctgattctgaaggatgtgacgctTGATGACCGTGGAAGTTACGAGTGTCGTGTCGAGACAAAAATGAACCGCAAAAAGAGAGCGAATCAGGATGACGACCccgtcatcatcatcagcctgaatgttgttcctccag GGCAGCCGGGAGGTGACGAGGAGGATGGAGACAAGAAGGGACAAAGAAGTGGTAACAGTCTTCTCATTGCGGCCGTTCCCACTGTTCTTGTCTTTGGTGTTCTTGCTGTTCTGAtctacagaaaacacaaaagacaGATTCAGGGTCCAGATGAATACCAGCCTCCTGCTGAAGTGATGACTATTTGA